The following DNA comes from Anopheles arabiensis isolate DONGOLA chromosome 3, AaraD3, whole genome shotgun sequence.
AGTGCAGGAAACCGGCCAAACAGGCAAACCACACGCAAAGTGTGCATAAAAACCTGAAATAACAACTAAAGCCTCCAGCACAATCCATTAGCATGCAGCGAGTGACGACAAACATCAAACCCGTGTTGAGTGTTTTAGTGATGCCGCTGCTCTAGACTCGAACGCGGCATAAAGCACACCGGCCTCACGGTTGCCATAGCAATGCGAATGATCCGGCGAATGTCAACCTGAACGCAATGtaaatgcgaaaaaaaagaatacatgGGGAAAACCACTTCCCCCTAAAGGGCGGTATCGTTTTCGCTCGTGCTTTGCGATCGATCTGAAACCGGCCGAACGCCGCGAATGGCACATACATCTGGATGACGTACGGTGTTGTTTGGGTTTGGTGTGCTCcgtcatcagcatcagcaacatcatcatccccaGACCGACGGTCAACCAATAAGAGTGCCGATTGTTGACGATCGTTAAAATGGGCGATCGCTAAAAGGGGGGACTGATCGGGTTGAGGGTAATAGGAGGAAGCGGATGGCACCAGAAACTGTCGATGTTGataaagtatttaaataaacCGTTGCGCCCGGTACAGCGAATCAGTTGACGAGCCGCTGTGCAAAAGTGAAGATCTCCATCAAACGAGCGGCGTAAAAGTGCGCGCTACCAGGTACACCCCAAGATCGAACGATCGTACTGGTGTGTGAAACGTTGCTAACGTGTTCGTGTacttgtgtgtgagagagagagtgtttgcgtgtgtgatATGGTTGGTATTGGTACCGTTCGGCGATAGTGTGagccatccatccatccgcgTAACGTGCTGATAGCATCGGTAGTCGCCATAGCCACACCAAAAGTTCGGTTTCCTCGGCCTCGGCAAGAGTGTGCAAGTGATCATCGCGCGCGTGCGAGCGGTATCTCGACAAGATTTTGTAAAAGCAGAACAGAACTCAACCGACCGTTGAGCGTGTGTGAGGTACTGCTGCCAAATTGATTACGGATAGAAGACGCCGGCCTGTGGTGCGCGTGTTGAGAGAGTATAGTGCTGCTGCGCTTGTTTTAGCAGATCGTGTTTTTGCTGCAAAGAGTAACCCAATACCTGTTTGTTGTTAAGTGCATTATTATTCAAAACCGGGCGGCACCATCATGAAGATTCTAATGCTGATTGTGGCAACGTGTGTAGTAGGAGGTAAGAATGATGCGTAGATGATATAGTTTATTTTACATCTACGACGCTGCAAGCAACAATTTATTCAGCTTAACAAGCAGATACAATGTTGCATTAGTTGAATAATTTCACAACGAGTGATGAATAATGAAGTATGTCTATGGTCTgatattgtttattatttctttcttcttctttggctcaacaaccgttgtcggtcaaggcctgcctgtaccacttgtgggcttggctttcagtgactaattgatttccccccatagcaggatagtcaatcctacgtatggcggcacggtctatttggggattgaacccatgacgggcatgttgttaagtcgtacgagttgacgactgtactacgagaccggctcatgtttattatttatgtatttattattCCGGGTTTGGTGAGAAAGCTCAGTCGTCttgattatttattactaATGCTGTGCGCTACCGGTTACTCTATGGGACTAATTCAGACTGGGACGTTCAATTGTGTTATAAAACCAGCTATCATTAACATTAATTCTATTGGGCCTACATCCCGGTTGAGTCTAGCCGTTCCAAAGTCCATGCGTCAAATTTCAATTGATTTACTTCGATTGACTTTTGGAAGGGAAAAGTTGCAATATCGTTTAggatgtttattattattttcttttattcaacGGAATCTTAACATCGCCATCATAGTGGACTATGCTACTTCAACACATATTTCAAACCTATGCAGTACCTAACATTCTATCATAAATGGGCGTACAGCAATACCGATCGAGCAATCGATATTGAAGCTTCCAGCTGATCTATATTATTGTGGAATATATAGTGTATAACTAGTGTGCCATTTGGAATTGTTGGAATTGTTTCAACTACTAATTGCCATTACTCTTAAAGACGTACGATGTGTCCGGAAGCCATGGGTAGgcagacacactcacaaactcATCCCGaatcccgaaaaaaaaatcacccaaTCGTGATTACAGTAAACCATGGTAAATCGGTCACTTGCTAAGGATGACGCCATCGTCGCAATGTCTGAGATGAGATTCCACTTCCATCCCTAACCGCTTCCGATCAGCAGCACACGCGCCTTCCGATCGCTCCCCATCTCCCTAGTctgctccgttttttttcttttgttgttttgtatatGCCTGCGTATTCCAGTTGAAATTTTGCGCCACGATTCACCCTCACCCAACCGGCCGGGTGCTCCGGGGAGTACGTATCAGTGCTACCTTGAACTACACGGAACCACAACCCCACGGGCACGACTATCTCGTGCCCAATTGCGTTTCTGTGTATAGCCAGCTCcggcgacaacgacgacgcaTTGGGCCACGGTGCCACGGTGCTCCGGCACTGGTCACTGGCTGGTGGCAATGGTCGGGGTCGCATTGTTGGCGGGCGCGATAagacacagcagcaacaccaggaCCGAGTCTCAAATCCACTGCACAGCGTCCGCGGCCGAAGATCTCTTATGTAAATCATTCATGCACATCGCCGATGCTATAGGACTGCGCGATCTTTCCGTGGACGTCGAAATGTCTTCTAAACGTGAAGAAACCTTGAACTTTTGATACCCTGTGTCGTTGGGAGCATGCACCCGAATTTGTCTAAGCATTGTGTCCTTCGAAAGAGGTACATTGTGTGGTTGAGCGGATAAGATTGATGGGTGGATGGAAAGATCATCCCGTAATGGTTTACTACGCTGCTACGTAATGCTAAATCAATTTGGATTATCTTGTGGATGTTCTTAGTTAAGATGTAACATTTTCTAGTGATAAAAGAATAACATAAGACCTAAAACTTATGCCTGAAATAATTCTGCAAGTTTGAAAAGCTCCATCTTGGAATTCaagttgttttaaaattagatGATCGATTATTGCCGCACTAAGAGATGATTAgtgacattaaaaaaatggaagcaatTCTGCGAACATTCAACAACATTCTTCGTTAATACTTAAAATCTCAATTCATGTCAAATACAATGTAATGATTTGAAACAATCAGCAAGCTTAAACAGTGCAAGAAACATACTCAATTTTGACCTTTAATACTGTACACCAACAGttattttgctccattttcgTAAACAGTTTGCACGTTTTCTGTTACGTTATTTACCATCACATCGATGCGGCCAGGCAGTTTAGTCACCGTGAACGGTTCGCCAAAGgtcaattcaatttcaaaaccCCCGTTCAATTGGCGATCCAAACAATCGCGAACGATCGAAATCGCACACGAACGATGGTAGATGCGATGGTTCCAGCAACGTGATCTATCAATTGTGTTTGGAATCGATCGCCATCTGTCCCTTGGTTGCATCGAGTAGCCACACTGGAAGCAAGTCGGTCGTTGGTGATTGTGGGCTGAGCTATTCCTACTATCTGGCAATGGCTTATCAGCAGCCACTTTCTCCGCTTCCACGATGACGTTGCTTCCAGCCACGGGTACGCTTCCCAGCATGTATGGAGAAAAGTCAAACAAAACTGTTGAAGCTGGTAACATTCCTCTCCTCTCCATTTTTGGGCTTTAACGCGATAAGCAATAGGCGGGATTAGCGGGAATGTGGAAGATTGTTTCATGCTCTaactttcgtttcgtttctgtTCTCCCATTTTTCTCTCGCGTAACAGCACTGTGTGAGGAGAAATGTGAACCGGGCACGACGTTCATGGAAGATtgcaacaagtgccgctgcGGTCCGGACGGCCAGAAGGCTTGTACGCGCAAGATGTGCCCACCGAACGAGCTGTCCGATGACAGCCAGGTGCGGCTCGATGTCCAGAACGGTGAGTCGCTGTCGTCCGCGGACGAGAAGGACGAGATTCATGTGCAGACAAACGGACAGGTTTGCTCACCGAACGAGATCAAGATGAAGGTAGGATTGGGTCATTAAATTGAATGTCTATTCCATTTACATTAactaaacatgtttttttttatttctttttggaCGCCCTACGTAGGATTGCAACCGTTGCCGGTGTGCCAACAACGGTATCGGATGGTTCTGTACGCGGAGAGCCTGCCCACAGCGTGCAAAGCGTTCCGAGCCCGCTCCGGAAAAGAAGTGTACTCCCGGTACGACGTTCAGAAGTGACGACGGTTGCAATACCTGCTTCTGTACCGAGACGGGCCATGCCGCCTGTACGCTGAAGGCTTGCCTTCCGTCGGACTTTTTCGATCAGCAGAAACCGAAACAGAAGCGATCAGTACCGGCCGATGATCTGCCCCAGTCCGCGATTGCTCCCGGTGCGCCCGGATTCAGCTGTACGCCCAAGTCCTCGTTCAAGTATGAGTGCAACACCTGTCTCTGTTCGGACGATGGCAAGATGGCAGGATGTACCTTCAAGTACTGTGTTCCCGGTGAATGGTAAAAGAAGCATGCTAGTTCGTAGTGCCGAAAGCCTTTAACAAGCTGTACAACTAAGTTGCTGTATCTAAGTGTCAGTCGAACTATCAGTAGAAAGTTGCCTTTGATTGTTTTCGCCCGGTGCTTGAACGATACGAGCATACACGTAAGTCATTTTTGTCAAACAAACTTCAGAGGATACACGGAAATaaagttattatttttaccatCAAGACCAAACGCCGTTGTTTAAAGATCACTCCAAATACTGTTCCAccctgcgttttttttttcttttcttcgttCCACTAATTGAACCAGCCCTGTCGCTATGCCGTATCCGTTGTCCAGTCTGGGTTGAATGAGGAAATACGGTCAAAGTGGCTAATAAATTTATAAGACCAACACAATGTTCCTTCCAATGTGAGTGGTCGGGGGAATGACTAGATACGGGTACGTTTTCAGGGTAGAAACAATAAGTTTTCCTTTGTGGATGGGAAAGGGCAAAACTTTTGCACCATACTCTAGGCACCAAGTGGACGCCATAAGGAAGCGATTGTTAGGAAAAGTTCCAAGTTCAAGATGAAAACTATCTATCAGTACGGATGATTGGGCTGAGTGTGTTGGAGTGGTGGacagtgcaaaaacaaaacttgcgATGAGtaggagaaaaaacaaaccataagCATGGCAGTACATTAACCAAGAGGTCAGGAATGTGGGTTTGTTTGAAGGGCCTACCAGTTCGAGGCATATCTAAGGGTAGTTTTGAACGGGATGTAACAAAAATGCtcgaataaaaatatttgcctAAGTGGAATGAAATTTATTGATGCATTCCTaaatgagaaaaaacaaataagtTTTGTGGGAAATGCTAAAATATGCTAAATTGTGCTAAACAAATAAGTTTTGTGGGAAATGCTAAATACTATAAGCTAAAACTATTTTTTAGGAAATATATTATATCTGTGTCTTAATTCGTGTCttaagaaaaatgaaaagatagttataaaacaagaaaaaataaacctaaATAATCATCCATAAATGACGTATCGCACGGAgagtcatgggttcaagcctcacaTGGACCGtccctccgtagcaaggattgactatctggCTGTGTGGTATTAATTAAAtcttgaaagcctgtaaaGGCCTTGGTCGTTTCGCCAAATAgaataataatattcaaaCATCCAGTATTTTCGTGcgatacagggtttacctagccaatcgGGCGTCGTCAAAAcgttatcggtcgccgtaaatactttttcgggcgtcgtaaaccctcaattgggcactgtcatttctattcgggccttgtgaagtatgaatcgggcatAGTACAGTAAACGTAACATTACACGTTTTATACAACAAAATGTTGACATGCATGACTTTTTGTACATAAAACGGTGGAACACAACTATCAATTAGGAATGAAATATACAACACAGCTGATTTATATTGTCTCTGAAGTTTCACCTTTCTAATTTCATCATCAAAAGCGCAACAAGTTGTTTTTCTATCCAGTTATAAACCATAAGCAAACATTTCGATCctgtaacaaaaaacttcaataGTATAGAAAGTACATGCAAATGCAAAGACAGGTAAAAGAGTAGTACATTACCTTCCTGTGGGACTACGTATTAAAGTTACCTTCTATCATCACATTTACTTCAACTAGGCAGGAATGCTTGGgaatgtaaatttaaatttatactATTACGTAGTTTATGGATGAGCCCTTGCCCTGACAACTTTATTGCTACAATTGAGCAACTTGTATCAAATTCAATGTTTTTAGGTTCTGTAAATCATTCACTAACTCTATTGCAGGTAAGCACATTGACAACAAGCACAGTGATACCATGGATAACAATGCATTCAATTTCCTACAAAAAGCGTTTTCACCGCACGCGATGTTATTTCCATAGTGGTATTAAAATCACGTGGTTACTCGAACGTGAGAGCAATAGGGAGAGAATGCCGCCCTCAAGCGAGAGCGTAAGTAAGCACGAATGGTTTGCGCGGGAAAATGTTCCACCAATCGCGGAAAAGATTACTCTCAGTTTTCCTATCTCTCTTCGAGCACGAACGCATTGCTTTCCCGAAACGATTTCACAAACAGCAGCCACAAGCTCTGGCCCTTCACGAACTACTACGCGAAGAAAGTGGACGATATCGGATGCATGTTAACCAGTGTATTAACCCGCTGTAGCCTCAGTCATACGCAGGTTCCCGAGCTCGTTGGATGCTGCCGTGAGTGTCGTTCACCAACGGACGGTGTTGGACACA
Coding sequences within:
- the LOC120902434 gene encoding pacifastin-like protease inhibitor cvp4, which gives rise to MKILMLIVATCVVGALCEEKCEPGTTFMEDCNKCRCGPDGQKACTRKMCPPNELSDDSQVRLDVQNGESLSSADEKDEIHVQTNGQVCSPNEIKMKDCNRCRCANNGIGWFCTRRACPQRAKRSEPAPEKKCTPGTTFRSDDGCNTCFCTETGHAACTLKACLPSDFFDQQKPKQKRSVPADDLPQSAIAPGAPGFSCTPKSSFKYECNTCLCSDDGKMAGCTFKYCVPGEW